From Planococcus halocryophilus, the proteins below share one genomic window:
- the flhB gene encoding flagellar biosynthesis protein FlhB, with protein sequence MVKRYPLDLQFFAGEKTEKATPQKRQESKRKGQVAKSPEVAAAMIIIGGIILLNSLGGWMLERILAIYRIHFTQYISWEITPATIRTLFEQMAMNAFWLMVPIMLVGMVFGYLGNFIQVGVIFTSDPIMAKFERLDPIKGAKRIFSVRALVELGKSLLKIAIIGGAAFGVLWVGKDELFTLSQKSIGYSFSFIGSLVFQMGLIAGLILLSLSILDYIYQKYEFEKGIKMSKQDIKDEYKKAEGDPLIKSKIKDKQRQMSMNRMIQDLPSADVLITNPTHYAIAIKYDAETMEAPVIIAMGKDHLALKIKEKAKEFGIVTMENKPLARALYAQVEVGDAVPEELFLAVAEVLAYIYRLKGKIR encoded by the coding sequence GTGGTGAAACGATATCCTTTGGATCTGCAATTTTTTGCCGGTGAAAAAACTGAAAAAGCAACACCGCAAAAACGCCAGGAATCCAAGCGAAAGGGACAAGTCGCTAAAAGTCCTGAAGTCGCTGCCGCGATGATTATTATCGGTGGGATCATACTTCTGAACTCACTCGGTGGTTGGATGTTGGAACGAATTTTAGCCATTTACCGTATTCACTTTACACAATATATTTCCTGGGAAATAACTCCGGCAACCATTCGTACTTTGTTTGAACAAATGGCCATGAACGCTTTTTGGTTAATGGTGCCGATTATGCTAGTTGGTATGGTTTTTGGTTATTTAGGAAATTTCATTCAAGTAGGTGTGATTTTCACGTCAGACCCCATCATGGCAAAATTTGAACGATTAGATCCGATTAAAGGTGCGAAACGAATTTTCTCGGTTCGGGCGTTAGTGGAACTTGGGAAATCGTTATTAAAAATTGCCATCATCGGAGGCGCGGCATTTGGTGTGCTTTGGGTTGGGAAAGATGAATTGTTTACGTTGTCTCAAAAAAGCATTGGTTACTCGTTTTCTTTTATCGGCTCGTTAGTTTTTCAAATGGGTTTGATTGCCGGACTGATTTTACTTAGTTTGTCGATTCTCGATTATATTTACCAAAAATACGAATTTGAAAAAGGCATTAAAATGTCGAAGCAAGACATTAAAGATGAATACAAAAAAGCGGAAGGCGATCCGCTAATTAAATCTAAAATAAAAGACAAGCAACGCCAAATGAGCATGAACCGAATGATACAGGATTTGCCAAGTGCGGATGTGTTGATCACCAATCCAACGCATTATGCCATCGCTATCAAGTATGATGCTGAAACGATGGAAGCTCCGGTTATCATCGCGATGGGGAAAGATCATCTCGCGTTAAAAATTAAAGAAAAAGCAAAAGAATTTGGAATTGTGACGATGGAAAATAAGCCTCTTGCACGAGCGCTGTATGCCCAAGTTGAAGTTGGGGATGCTGTACCGGAAGAATTGTTTCTCGCCGTAGCTGAGGTTTTAGCATATATTTACCGCTTAAAAGGAAAGATTCGATAA
- the flhA gene encoding flagellar biosynthesis protein FlhA has protein sequence MKFRDYAIMVAVIMIVVMMVIPLPPLLLDVLIMINISLALTILLVAMNTKEPLQFSIFPTLLLLTTLFRLGLNVSTTRSILTNQTGGQVIETFGSFVVGGSAIIGILVFLILVIIQFLVITKGSERVAEVAARFTLDSMPGKQMSIDADLGAGMISDQEAKHRREKVGSEADFYGAMDGASKFVKGDAIAGIIITIINIIGGLLIGVIVHGLPFGQAAQLFTLLSIGDGLVSQIPALLISTAMGIVVTRAVSDGNLGSDITRQLFAYPKMLYIVAGTLVMFAVFTPISPMLVVPIAGVISYGAFQMQRTLKSEEKQELDVSKDDKEVEGMKSPESVIDLLHVDAIEFEFGYGLIPIADKNQGGDLLDRVIMIRRQCAMELGIVVPVIRIRDNIQLQPNEYIIKIKGNRVASGEIMLDHYLAMSPGIDDESVEGIETIEPAFGMPALWVDEDMKEEAEMAGYAIVDPPSVVSTHLTEVIKRHAHELIGRQEVKSLIENMRETAPAVVEELVPNLMTIGEVQKVLMKLLKEKVSIRNLLAILETLADYSSQTKDADLLTEYVRQSLSRQITLQYATPKEPLQVITAGASLEKKFADSVHRTEQGNYLSIDPEASQTIFQKITEQASQLQQTGVQPILLTSPAIRIYMRQFVERFAPDLPVLSYNELEPEVEIQSVGVVNIS, from the coding sequence GTGAAATTTAGAGATTATGCCATCATGGTAGCCGTAATCATGATTGTGGTGATGATGGTCATCCCTCTTCCGCCGCTGTTATTAGATGTTTTAATCATGATCAACATCAGCCTCGCCTTAACTATTTTGTTAGTGGCGATGAATACAAAAGAGCCACTGCAATTTTCTATTTTTCCTACCTTACTTTTATTAACAACGCTATTTCGTTTAGGATTAAACGTCTCCACAACGCGTTCAATTTTAACCAATCAAACCGGTGGACAAGTCATCGAGACGTTCGGTTCGTTTGTGGTTGGTGGCAGTGCCATTATCGGGATTTTAGTGTTCTTGATCTTGGTTATTATTCAGTTTTTAGTTATCACAAAAGGATCAGAGCGAGTGGCAGAAGTTGCTGCACGTTTTACACTCGATTCGATGCCAGGTAAACAAATGAGTATTGACGCTGACCTTGGTGCAGGTATGATTTCGGACCAAGAAGCTAAACACCGTCGTGAAAAAGTAGGTTCGGAAGCGGATTTTTACGGCGCTATGGATGGTGCTAGTAAATTCGTTAAGGGAGATGCCATTGCTGGGATTATCATTACCATCATCAATATTATTGGTGGATTACTAATTGGTGTCATAGTTCATGGTCTGCCATTCGGACAAGCTGCTCAGTTATTTACTCTCTTATCAATCGGAGATGGCTTAGTTTCACAAATTCCAGCGCTATTGATTTCGACAGCGATGGGTATTGTTGTGACGCGTGCGGTATCAGACGGCAATTTAGGGTCGGATATTACAAGACAACTTTTCGCATATCCAAAAATGCTCTATATTGTTGCTGGAACTTTAGTGATGTTCGCAGTCTTTACGCCGATTAGCCCGATGTTAGTTGTGCCGATTGCAGGAGTTATCTCTTATGGCGCATTCCAAATGCAACGAACGTTGAAGTCTGAAGAAAAACAAGAACTTGACGTAAGTAAAGACGATAAGGAAGTCGAAGGGATGAAGAGTCCTGAAAGCGTCATCGACTTATTGCATGTGGATGCCATTGAATTTGAATTTGGGTATGGCCTCATTCCGATTGCCGATAAAAATCAAGGCGGCGATCTACTCGACCGCGTCATCATGATTCGCCGACAATGCGCAATGGAGCTTGGCATTGTCGTTCCAGTTATTCGCATTCGTGACAATATTCAACTGCAACCAAATGAATACATTATTAAAATTAAAGGTAACCGCGTAGCATCAGGTGAAATTATGCTCGATCATTATTTGGCTATGAGTCCAGGTATTGACGACGAATCTGTAGAAGGCATCGAAACCATTGAACCGGCCTTTGGCATGCCAGCGTTATGGGTTGATGAAGATATGAAAGAAGAAGCGGAAATGGCGGGCTACGCCATTGTAGATCCACCTTCTGTTGTGTCCACTCATTTAACCGAAGTGATCAAACGTCATGCACATGAATTGATCGGGAGACAAGAAGTGAAATCACTTATTGAAAACATGCGCGAAACGGCACCAGCGGTAGTAGAAGAATTAGTGCCCAACTTGATGACCATTGGTGAAGTGCAAAAAGTGCTGATGAAGTTATTAAAAGAGAAAGTATCGATTCGCAATTTATTAGCTATTTTAGAAACGTTGGCAGACTATTCTTCGCAAACGAAAGATGCTGACTTGTTGACGGAATATGTCCGTCAGTCCTTATCGCGACAAATTACGTTGCAATATGCTACACCAAAAGAGCCATTGCAGGTGATTACAGCAGGAGCAAGTCTTGAGAAGAAATTTGCGGATTCGGTTCATCGCACGGAACAAGGTAATTACTTGTCCATCGATCCAGAAGCTTCTCAGACGATTTTCCAAAAGATCACGGAACAAGCATCACAGCTTCAACAAACAGGTGTACAGCCTATCTTGTTGACGTCTCCTGCCATCCGTATTTACATGAGACAGTTTGTCGAGCGTTTTGCACCAGATTTACCAGTACTATCGTATAACGAGCTAGAGCCGGAGGTTGAAATTCAAAGTGTTGGAGTGGTGAACATCTCATGA
- the flhF gene encoding flagellar biosynthesis protein FlhF has translation MRLKTYIVSTMADAIPMIKKDLGPDALILNTKKIKTGGFLGFFRQEKLEVTAAIDPVTSTESKKIEPTKLALKKIEPSRSHDHSKDSPAELINELKNIKQFMVQQMKEENLPESLRLLKAQLTAQEVAPEISADLLAKLMSKVGGDTTRTLDSVRLLAREELVAIIEAHQSQSALQDPEVICFIGPTGVGKTTTIAKIAADYMLTKDKKVGLITADTYRIAAVEQLKTYGGILNIPVKVVESSTDLTRAIEEFQDCDIILMDTAGRNYQQAKYIEELKRLLPTDSKVQIHLVLSLTSKYEDMRKIINNFGSISMDELLLTKKDETGSAGAIVNLVCQYDIPIRHIANGQNVPNDIVAFTPELAADFIMGEENHA, from the coding sequence ATGAGGCTAAAAACATACATCGTCAGTACGATGGCCGATGCAATTCCAATGATCAAAAAGGATTTAGGCCCAGATGCCTTGATCTTGAACACAAAAAAAATTAAAACTGGGGGTTTTTTAGGTTTTTTCCGGCAAGAAAAACTAGAAGTTACAGCGGCAATCGACCCAGTTACCTCAACGGAAAGTAAAAAAATAGAACCAACAAAGCTAGCGTTAAAAAAGATAGAACCTTCCAGAAGTCATGACCACTCAAAAGATTCTCCAGCTGAACTCATTAATGAGCTAAAGAACATCAAACAGTTTATGGTGCAGCAGATGAAAGAAGAAAACCTGCCGGAATCACTTCGGTTGTTGAAAGCTCAATTGACTGCACAAGAAGTAGCACCCGAAATTTCGGCTGACTTGCTGGCGAAATTAATGTCAAAAGTAGGTGGGGATACGACCCGAACTTTAGACAGTGTGCGGCTGTTAGCCCGTGAAGAACTAGTAGCGATAATTGAAGCTCACCAATCACAATCCGCTTTGCAAGACCCAGAGGTTATCTGTTTTATCGGTCCGACGGGAGTGGGGAAAACAACTACTATCGCTAAAATTGCGGCTGATTATATGCTGACAAAAGATAAAAAAGTAGGATTGATTACGGCGGATACATACAGAATAGCTGCAGTTGAGCAATTGAAAACCTATGGCGGTATTTTAAACATCCCGGTTAAAGTAGTAGAATCCTCAACAGATCTGACAAGGGCAATTGAGGAATTTCAGGACTGCGACATTATTTTAATGGATACGGCTGGACGAAATTATCAACAGGCGAAGTATATTGAAGAGCTTAAACGCTTATTGCCGACTGACAGCAAAGTACAAATTCATCTAGTGTTGAGTTTGACTTCCAAGTACGAAGATATGAGAAAAATTATTAATAATTTCGGATCGATTTCCATGGATGAACTACTTTTGACCAAAAAAGACGAAACGGGTTCTGCTGGTGCTATCGTGAACTTGGTTTGTCAATACGACATTCCCATCCGTCATATTGCTAACGGTCAAAACGTTCCAAACGATATAGTGGCGTTCACGCCAGAATTGGCGGCTGATTTCATTATGGGGGAAGAAAATCATGCTTGA
- a CDS encoding MinD/ParA family protein, with the protein MLDQAKQLREKMIAKKTDGADRKSIKKTRVLAITSGKGGVGKSNFALNFGLGLVENDKKVLIFDVDLGFANIDVLLGRIPKETIASMIEKDLAVRDIIEKGPKGLLFISGGNGFNELFQMDDHKLHKFFQELATLQGEVDYIILDTGAGLSYENLRFILAADDVILVTTPEPTSITDAYSVVKMVHGKDPNVHMKLVVNQCTNSKEGQRTADNFKQVAEQFLDKEIGALGSIPNDSHVPEAVKKQEPLMLAYPNSESALAIRQIASEFLQLRVPYKLGLKGFIMKIFFK; encoded by the coding sequence ATGCTTGATCAGGCAAAACAGTTAAGGGAAAAGATGATAGCAAAAAAGACTGATGGGGCTGACCGGAAATCTATTAAAAAGACTCGTGTATTGGCGATAACCAGCGGAAAAGGAGGAGTTGGAAAATCCAACTTCGCTTTGAATTTTGGTTTAGGTCTAGTGGAAAATGACAAAAAAGTACTGATTTTCGATGTTGATTTGGGATTTGCTAATATTGATGTATTATTAGGTCGCATCCCTAAAGAAACCATTGCCTCAATGATTGAAAAAGATTTGGCCGTCCGAGATATCATTGAAAAAGGACCAAAGGGACTCCTGTTCATATCAGGTGGTAATGGTTTTAATGAGTTATTTCAAATGGACGATCACAAATTACACAAATTTTTTCAGGAACTGGCCACGCTACAAGGTGAAGTAGATTATATTATCTTAGATACAGGTGCGGGACTGTCTTATGAAAATCTTCGTTTTATCTTGGCTGCAGATGATGTTATTTTAGTGACGACTCCCGAACCAACATCTATTACAGATGCTTATTCGGTCGTTAAGATGGTCCATGGCAAAGACCCAAATGTTCATATGAAACTGGTAGTCAATCAATGTACCAATAGCAAAGAGGGACAGCGAACGGCTGATAACTTTAAGCAGGTAGCTGAGCAATTTTTAGACAAAGAAATTGGTGCGTTAGGTTCTATTCCCAATGATTCGCATGTACCAGAAGCTGTTAAAAAGCAAGAGCCATTAATGCTAGCTTATCCAAATAGTGAGTCGGCATTAGCGATTCGTCAAATAGCCAGTGAATTTCTACAGCTTAGGGTCCCTTATAAATTAGGACTTAAAGGGTTTATCATGAAAATCTTTTTTAAATAA
- a CDS encoding FliA/WhiG family RNA polymerase sigma factor, whose translation MLNHKLSKEELTYWSDWQQHRDPEAGEYLVEQYLPLVDYVIQRFMISLPKTVEKDDVRSYAYEGLLDALSKFDIERDLKFETYASWRIKGAIIDGLRHSDWLPRSVRDKVKKIEKAYLLLEQQNSVAVSDEEVSSYLGITKAELNKTVSEAALATMISMDDEHFEERGTVAVYNADSPERQLSERMTKESLVRAIEKLPEKEKITVSLCYFEEMKLTEIAEILSVSVSRVSQLHSKAMLRLHASILSVHDHY comes from the coding sequence ATGCTGAATCATAAATTATCAAAAGAAGAGCTTACTTATTGGAGCGACTGGCAACAACATCGAGATCCAGAGGCTGGCGAGTACTTGGTTGAACAGTACCTTCCTTTGGTCGATTACGTGATTCAACGGTTCATGATCAGTTTGCCCAAAACTGTGGAAAAAGATGATGTCCGCAGTTATGCTTACGAAGGCTTGCTGGACGCTTTAAGTAAGTTTGATATTGAAAGGGATTTGAAATTTGAAACCTATGCTTCTTGGCGTATCAAAGGAGCTATTATCGATGGGTTACGACACAGTGACTGGCTGCCGCGGTCAGTCAGAGATAAAGTCAAGAAAATTGAAAAAGCCTATCTTTTGTTAGAACAGCAAAATAGTGTAGCAGTCTCTGATGAAGAGGTCAGTTCGTATTTAGGCATTACGAAAGCGGAGTTGAATAAGACTGTGTCTGAAGCTGCCTTAGCAACGATGATTTCAATGGATGACGAACACTTTGAAGAGCGAGGAACGGTAGCAGTTTATAACGCTGATTCACCTGAACGGCAACTGTCGGAGCGGATGACAAAAGAATCTTTGGTTCGTGCTATTGAGAAGCTGCCCGAAAAAGAAAAAATCACCGTTTCTTTATGTTATTTTGAAGAGATGAAATTAACCGAAATTGCAGAAATTCTAAGTGTTAGTGTATCGAGAGTTTCGCAACTCCATTCAAAAGCCATGCTGCGACTTCATGCATCAATTTTGTCTGTACACGATCATTATTGA
- a CDS encoding DUF6115 domain-containing protein: MVWLLTAISIALLLMNVLLILTVIKQRLDKDPERVHEKMAEFVAQLEQENNELYNKLTIYVKDRETQLLERVERLERNKVPVFEEMDTPEKSNMDPEKIIQLSRQGFSSKQIAKVLQADYGEVELVVNMNKKLHGNSKVNGVL, encoded by the coding sequence ATGGTATGGCTATTGACGGCAATTAGTATTGCTCTGTTGCTAATGAATGTTCTGCTGATCCTAACAGTTATAAAACAGCGCTTAGATAAAGACCCAGAGAGAGTACACGAAAAGATGGCTGAATTTGTGGCTCAACTTGAACAAGAAAACAATGAACTTTACAATAAATTAACCATATATGTTAAAGATCGTGAGACTCAGTTGTTAGAGAGAGTTGAACGTTTGGAACGAAATAAGGTGCCAGTATTTGAGGAAATGGACACTCCAGAAAAGTCTAATATGGATCCGGAAAAAATAATTCAGCTTTCCAGACAAGGATTTTCTTCTAAGCAAATTGCTAAAGTGCTTCAAGCTGATTATGGTGAAGTAGAGCTCGTCGTTAATATGAATAAGAAACTGCATGGCAATTCTAAAGTAAACGGGGTGCTATGA
- a CDS encoding YaaR family protein — protein MMRIDSQNALQNDRLSKQVSGNKTNEIFSNAMKKSQSKLQNDSFNQLMSRVDIQGQKLTNQRTLENVINYKQAIKQFVSETVRYGLHLSDEQSQVSGGGMKSQQIIKVIDKKLIEIQDQVLNNEEEGIGTLGLVGEIRGLLINLYM, from the coding sequence ATGATGCGCATTGATAGTCAGAACGCACTCCAGAACGACCGACTTTCAAAACAAGTCAGTGGAAATAAAACAAATGAGATTTTTTCAAATGCCATGAAAAAATCTCAATCAAAGTTGCAAAATGATTCGTTCAACCAACTTATGAGTCGTGTTGACATACAAGGACAGAAGTTAACCAATCAAAGAACCCTTGAAAATGTTATAAATTATAAACAGGCGATTAAACAATTTGTATCAGAAACCGTACGTTACGGCTTGCATTTATCAGACGAACAAAGCCAAGTTTCAGGCGGCGGTATGAAGTCCCAACAGATTATTAAAGTAATCGATAAAAAACTTATTGAAATCCAAGACCAAGTATTGAATAATGAAGAAGAAGGAATTGGTACTTTAGGTCTAGTTGGAGAAATCAGAGGTCTGCTTATAAATTTGTATATGTGA
- a CDS encoding PilZ domain-containing protein, with protein MSENRREFFRVTFNQALNGKISVYGDKFLPVEIYDVSAGGLVFSSTLNIPLGESVRCSFEILDSPFLLEGSVVRKATGVDVVECGVEFAVNQGASSELFKQLNYYQIRQRKSFIDD; from the coding sequence ATGTCGGAAAATCGTCGCGAATTTTTTCGAGTTACTTTCAATCAGGCTTTGAATGGTAAGATTTCAGTTTACGGAGACAAATTTTTGCCAGTCGAAATTTATGATGTTAGTGCCGGTGGTTTAGTATTTTCTTCTACGCTTAACATTCCTTTGGGAGAAAGCGTGCGTTGCAGCTTTGAGATATTAGATAGTCCTTTCTTGCTAGAAGGATCTGTTGTTCGAAAAGCGACTGGTGTGGATGTAGTGGAGTGCGGTGTGGAATTTGCTGTAAACCAAGGAGCGTCTTCAGAGTTATTCAAGCAACTAAATTACTATCAAATTCGCCAACGCAAAAGTTTTATAGATGATTAA
- a CDS encoding transporter substrate-binding domain-containing protein, translating into MKKTTISTLILLFIFGLLAACGSEDAAKTATAKETEGNTGGVLERMEESKELNVAFEGTYPPFNFIDDNDEFQGFDVDISNEIAERLGVEANFIATKWDGLIGGLKADKFDIIISQMTVTEERKKSVDFTDPYVISGSVLITREDTDDITKLEDIKGKKVGVGGGTTFEEVANSVDGAEVKLYKAVGDYIQDLTNKRLDVIINDQLLISYNIKEKNLPIKISSDILNKDEIGMAVNKGNEDFIEKVNIALSEMKEDGTYDEIYKKWFGTEPLKN; encoded by the coding sequence ATGAAAAAAACTACGATAAGTACTCTTATACTTTTATTTATTTTTGGTCTGCTAGCGGCTTGTGGATCTGAAGACGCAGCAAAGACAGCTACTGCGAAGGAAACAGAAGGTAATACAGGTGGAGTACTCGAACGTATGGAAGAATCGAAAGAATTGAATGTTGCATTTGAAGGAACTTATCCACCTTTTAACTTCATCGATGATAATGATGAATTTCAAGGGTTCGATGTCGATATCTCTAACGAAATTGCAGAACGTCTAGGTGTGGAAGCTAATTTTATCGCAACCAAATGGGATGGGTTGATCGGAGGACTAAAGGCAGATAAATTCGATATCATCATCAGCCAAATGACGGTGACAGAAGAGCGGAAAAAAAGTGTCGACTTTACAGACCCATATGTTATTTCCGGATCGGTGCTAATCACACGTGAAGATACAGATGATATTACAAAACTTGAAGATATCAAAGGTAAAAAAGTAGGTGTTGGTGGTGGAACGACTTTTGAAGAAGTAGCGAATAGCGTGGACGGAGCAGAAGTGAAGTTGTACAAAGCTGTCGGTGATTATATTCAGGATTTAACGAATAAACGCCTTGATGTCATTATCAATGATCAATTGTTGATCAGTTACAACATTAAGGAAAAAAATCTTCCAATAAAAATTTCAAGCGATATTTTAAATAAAGATGAAATCGGTATGGCTGTTAATAAAGGCAATGAAGACTTTATTGAAAAAGTTAATATTGCTTTGAGTGAAATGAAAGAAGATGGAACATACGATGAAATTTATAAAAAATGGTTTGGGACAGAACCGTTAAAAAACTAG
- a CDS encoding saccharopine dehydrogenase family protein — protein sequence MHIFVLGTGMIGTTVVTELAKYAGAEKVTAVDINQSSIDKCLAIAKSSRVFGKVAELATEKDIAEVLKGADIAIACLPHSLSVAAIKAAIASNCHLIDLVGSRFPEKMAMHQQAQQAGVLIVPGCGVAPGITNFLAAQGIELLDEAQEAVLACGGVPKYPDPPLGYQVVYRLESMLDLYTKPATIIQAGKIVELAPLSGLEEMSFPEPVGLCETVITDAHSTAFMLQGKVTNLVERTVRYPGHWNKMRVLSELGFLDDAQISIQDIAISPKSFAEKILAPKLSGHSIEDITVLKVEVSGMKQGIQKKHTWEMIDLYDHDRKITSMAKTTAIPAMLVAQWIADKKILETGVIPIENLIVRERFQPFLTELAHLGIEIGYKEEIFG from the coding sequence ATGCACATCTTCGTTTTAGGAACAGGCATGATTGGTACTACGGTAGTAACAGAGTTAGCTAAATATGCTGGTGCAGAAAAGGTTACAGCTGTCGATATCAATCAATCCAGCATTGATAAATGCTTAGCTATCGCTAAAAGTTCACGAGTGTTTGGTAAAGTGGCGGAACTAGCGACAGAAAAAGATATTGCCGAAGTGCTGAAAGGCGCTGACATTGCGATAGCATGCCTTCCCCATTCATTGAGTGTTGCAGCTATCAAAGCAGCAATTGCATCAAATTGTCATTTGATTGATTTAGTGGGATCCCGATTTCCTGAAAAAATGGCAATGCATCAACAAGCACAACAAGCAGGGGTGTTGATTGTCCCAGGCTGTGGTGTAGCACCAGGCATTACTAACTTTCTGGCAGCACAAGGAATCGAACTGCTAGACGAAGCACAAGAAGCTGTATTGGCCTGTGGGGGGGTTCCGAAATATCCGGATCCCCCTTTAGGGTATCAAGTCGTTTATCGTCTTGAAAGTATGCTGGATCTTTATACGAAACCGGCAACCATTATTCAAGCGGGCAAAATTGTTGAATTAGCACCACTGTCTGGATTAGAAGAAATGAGTTTTCCAGAACCAGTAGGTCTGTGTGAAACGGTTATTACCGACGCTCATAGCACTGCATTTATGCTTCAAGGAAAAGTGACAAATTTGGTGGAGCGAACGGTCCGGTATCCAGGGCATTGGAACAAAATGCGTGTTTTGAGTGAGTTGGGTTTTCTTGACGATGCTCAAATTTCTATTCAAGACATAGCTATCAGTCCGAAGTCATTCGCGGAGAAAATTTTGGCACCGAAATTGTCTGGCCATTCAATCGAAGACATCACAGTTTTAAAAGTAGAAGTGAGTGGCATGAAACAAGGTATTCAGAAAAAACACACATGGGAAATGATTGATTTATACGATCATGACCGAAAAATAACATCCATGGCTAAAACGACAGCTATCCCGGCGATGCTGGTGGCACAATGGATTGCCGACAAAAAAATATTAGAGACAGGTGTTATTCCAATCGAAAATTTAATTGTTCGAGAGCGATTCCAGCCATTTTTAACTGAATTGGCTCATTTAGGAATTGAGATTGGGTATAAGGAAGAAATTTTCGGTTGA
- a CDS encoding amino acid ABC transporter permease, with amino-acid sequence MDFTIVIDSLPSLLKATGMTIFLAAISILIALVIGFLTAIIRILKVKVLNEIADVYVSLMRGTPLLVQIFVIYYGLPQVGIALDPISSGILALSLNAGAYLSESFRASILAVDNGQMEASMSMGMTYPQALKRIILPQSLRIAIPTLSNSFIVLIKDTSLVSVITVTELLQMSSLIIAKTFEPLTIYLVAAAIYWILISFFTKLLDRIEVQSSKYLVR; translated from the coding sequence ATGGATTTTACAATTGTGATTGATTCATTGCCATCGTTGCTTAAAGCGACAGGAATGACGATTTTCCTTGCCGCTATCTCGATTCTGATTGCTTTAGTGATTGGTTTTCTGACAGCTATTATTCGTATTCTTAAAGTAAAAGTATTAAATGAAATCGCTGATGTATATGTATCATTAATGCGAGGAACTCCCTTGCTCGTTCAGATTTTTGTTATTTATTATGGATTGCCTCAAGTCGGTATTGCATTAGATCCCATTTCATCAGGTATTTTAGCACTTAGTTTAAATGCTGGCGCATATTTATCTGAATCATTCAGGGCTTCTATTTTGGCAGTGGACAACGGACAGATGGAAGCTTCTATGTCGATGGGTATGACTTATCCTCAAGCGCTAAAGAGGATTATTCTGCCACAAAGCTTGCGGATTGCCATTCCAACACTGTCCAATTCATTTATTGTCTTGATTAAAGATACTTCTTTAGTTTCTGTCATTACGGTTACAGAGTTATTGCAAATGTCGAGCCTGATTATTGCTAAAACATTCGAACCATTAACGATTTACCTAGTGGCCGCAGCGATTTATTGGATATTGATTTCGTTTTTCACAAAATTGCTAGATCGTATAGAAGTTCAGTCATCCAAATATTTGGTTAGATAA
- a CDS encoding amino acid ABC transporter ATP-binding protein → MISVTGLVKKFGLNEVLKGIDLTIDKSEVVVIMGPSGSGKSTLLRCLNFLEEPTEGMIQIGEYKVKAGGKIDRHRKKVIRELRKKTGFVFQSFNLFPHKTAIENIMEGPIAIHGKDPKEAKTIATDLLAKVGLADRADHYPAQLSGGQQQRVAIARSLALDPLVMLFDEPTSALDPELVREVLLVIKSLAEEGMTLVIVTHEMNFAKEVADRVVFMDDGVIVEQGTSQQIFENPTEVRTRQFLSKVEAIVSE, encoded by the coding sequence ATGATAAGCGTTACCGGACTGGTGAAAAAATTTGGTTTAAATGAAGTGCTCAAAGGAATCGATTTAACAATTGATAAAAGTGAAGTGGTAGTCATCATGGGACCAAGTGGATCAGGGAAGTCAACTTTATTGCGGTGCTTGAATTTTTTGGAAGAACCGACTGAGGGAATGATTCAAATTGGTGAATACAAAGTAAAAGCGGGCGGCAAAATCGATCGCCACCGAAAAAAAGTAATCAGGGAATTACGTAAAAAAACAGGTTTTGTTTTTCAGTCGTTTAATTTATTTCCTCACAAAACAGCGATTGAAAATATTATGGAAGGGCCTATTGCCATACATGGAAAAGATCCGAAAGAAGCTAAAACTATTGCTACCGATTTGTTAGCTAAAGTAGGATTGGCAGATCGAGCTGACCATTATCCGGCACAACTTTCTGGTGGTCAGCAACAACGTGTGGCAATTGCCCGTTCTCTTGCTTTAGATCCATTAGTTATGCTGTTTGACGAACCAACTTCAGCACTCGATCCAGAATTAGTGCGTGAAGTGCTACTGGTTATCAAGAGTCTAGCAGAAGAGGGAATGACATTGGTCATCGTGACGCATGAAATGAATTTTGCGAAAGAAGTTGCGGACCGAGTTGTGTTCATGGATGATGGAGTGATTGTAGAACAAGGCACTTCACAGCAAATATTTGAAAATCCAACAGAAGTCAGGACAAGGCAGTTTCTATCGAAGGTTGAAGCAATTGTCTCAGAATAA